A genomic region of Thunnus albacares chromosome 4, fThuAlb1.1, whole genome shotgun sequence contains the following coding sequences:
- the crbn gene encoding protein cereblon, whose product MADERGGGEDNINDNMGNQLQLLPDNEEEEEEEEDDMETEDRDSEEAEKPSVITFDPSLPTSHAYLGSDMEEFHGRTVHDDDSCQTIPVLPHTAVMLVPGQTLPLQLFRPQEVSMMRSVIQRDRTFAVLAHSDAGEPEAEFGTTAEIYAYREEQEYGIETVKVKAVGRQRFKVHEIRTQADGIRQAKVQILPERILPDPLSAVQLTPLSRLHMHPSSKPPTQSCKQAQCWWNNYQQRKFHCATLTPWPPWVYALYDSESLMNRVKKQLHEWDENLKDDSLPTNAVDFSYRVAACLPIDDALRLQLLKIGSAIQRLRCELDIMDRCTSLCCKQCQDTEITTKNEIFSLSLYGPMAAYVNPHGYVHETLTVYKANNLNLVGRPSTLHSWFPGYAWTIAQCRTCGSHMGWKFTATKKDLSPPRFWGLTRSAMLPRIPQGNGDEGREGSRLFCL is encoded by the exons ATGGCTGACGAGAGGGGTGGAGGTGAAGACAACATCAACGACAACATGGGGAACCAGTTACAGCTCTTACCAG acaatgaggaggaggaggaggaagaggaagatgacaTGGAGACTGAAGACCGAGacagtgaggaggcagagaagCCCAGCGTCATCACCTTTGACCCCAGTCTCCCCACGTCACATGCT TACCTGGGCTCAGACATGGAGGAGTTTCACGGCCGCACAGTCCACGACGATGACAGCTGCCAGACCATCCCTGTGCTGCCACACACGGCCGTGATGCTGGTGCCGGGTCAGACGCTGCCTCTGCAGCTGTTCAGGCCGCAGGAGGTCAGCATGATGAGGAGCGTCATCCAGAGAGACCGCACCTTTGCTGTGCTCGCACACAG CGATGCAGGCGAGCCGGAGGCAGAGTTTGGGACGACAGCTGAAATCTATGCATATCGAGAGGAGCAGGAGTACGGCATTGAAACTGTCAAAGTGAAAGCTGTAGGGAGGCAGAGATTCAAAGTCCATGAGATAAGAACACAAGCAGATGG GATCAGACAAGCCAAAGTACAGATCCTTCCAGAGAGAATCCTTCCTGATCCGCTGTCTGCCGTGCAGCTAACGCCCCTCTCCAGGCTGCACATGCACCCCTCCTCCAAACCCCCGACTCAGAGCTGCAAACAGGCCCAGTGCTGGTGGAATAATTACCAACAG AGGAAGTTTCACTGTGCCACCCTGACGCCATGGCCACCCTGGGTCTACGCACTCTACGACTCT GAGTCGCTCATGAACAGAGTGAAGAAGCAGCTCCACGAATGGGACGAGAATCTGAAGGATGACTCTCTCCCCACGAATGCCGTAG ACTTCTCCTACAGAGTGGCGGCCTGTCTGCCCATAGACGACGCTCTGCGGCTCCAGCTGCTGAAAATCGGCAGTGCCATCCAGAGACTTCGCTGTGAGCTGGACATCATGGACCGG TGCACGTCACTGTGCTGTAAGCAGTGCCAGGACACAGAAATCACCACAAAAAATGAGATCTTCAG cctgtctCTGTACGGCCCCATGGCTGCGTACGTCAACCCTCATGGTTACGTCCATGAAACCCTGACTGTCTACAAAGCCAACAACCTCAACCTGGTCGGCAGGCCATCCACACTGCACAGCTGGTTTCCAGG gtaCGCCTGGACAATTGCTCAGTGCCGAACCTGCGGGTCTCACATGGGTTGGAAGTTCACGGCCACCAAGAAGGACTTGTCTCCGCCTCGTTTCTGGGGTCTGACTCGTTCAGCGATGCTCCCCCGCATCCCCCAAGGCAACGGGGACGAGGGGAGGGAGGGCTCTCGCCTCTTCTGCCTGTGA